GCGGTTGTACAGCACGCGGCGATTCACCGGCCACGCCCACGCCCAGTTCAGCGTCTGGCCGATGCCGGTCGGATCGCTGTTGTCGCGGCGGCCCATCTGATTGCCCGCCTGCGTCCACGCGCCGCAATAGATCCAGCATCCGCTCGCCGTGGAACCGTCGTCGCGCAGCAAGGCGAAGCTCGAGAGCTGTTCGCCCTTCTTCGCGAGCACCTTGGTCTTGTCGGTCGGATCGGTGACGTCGGCGAGCGCGCGGCCGTTGAACTCCATCGCGAGCTCTTCGGGCGTCGGGCTTTCCGGGTCGGCATACGGCCACGACATCTTCAGGATCGGATCGGGATACTTGCCGCCCTGCTCCTGATACGCCTTGCGAATACGCAACCACAGTCCCGACATGATCTCGAGGTCGCTCTTCGCTTCGCCCGGCGGCTGCGCGCCTTGCCAGTGCCACTGCAGCACGCGTGACGAAGACACGAGCGAGCCGCGCTCTTCCGCGAAGCAAGTGGTCGGCAGACGGAACACTTCGGTCTGGATCTTCGACGAATCGACGTCGTTGAACTCGCCGTGGTTCTTCCAGAACTCCGACGTTTCGGTCGCGAGCGGGTCCATGATGGCGAGCCACTTCAGCTTGGACAACCCGAGGCCGACCTTCGCCTTGTTGGGCGCGGCGGCGAGCGGATTGAAGCCCTGCGCGATGTAGCCGTTCATCTTGCCCTGCGCCATCAGCTCGAAGACCTGCAGCATGTCGTAGGACTTATCGAGCTTGGGCAGGAAGTCGAAGCCGAAGTTGTTCTCGGCGGTGGCGTTGTCGCGCCACCACGACTTCATGAAGCTCACGTGGAACGCGCGATAGTTCTTCCAGTAGCTCAGCTGGTTCGGCCGCAGCGGCTGCGTCGCGCGCTTCGTGATGTATTGCTCGTAATCCTGCTCGCCTTCCATCGGCAGGGTCATGTAGCCCGGCAGAAGGTTGGACATCAGGCCGAGGTCGGTCAGCCCCTGGATGTTCGAGTGACCGCGCAGCGCGTTCATGCCGCCGCCCGCAATGCCGATGTTGCCGAGCAGAAGCTGCACCATCGCGCCGGTGCGGATCATCTGCGCGCCGACCGAGTGATGCGTCCAGCCGAGCGCATAGAGGATGGTGCCCGCGCGGTTCGGCTGCGCCGTCGATGCGAGCATCTCGCAGACCTTCAGAAACTTGTCGGTCGGCGTGCCGCACACCTTCGTCACCATTTCGGGCGTGTAGGCGGCGTAATGCTGCTTCATCAGGTTGTAGACGCAGCGCGGATGCTGCAGCGTCGGGTCGACCTTCACGAAACCGTCGTCGCCGCGCTCGTAGTCCCAGCTCGTCTTGTCGTACTTGCGATGCTCGGCGTCATAGCCCGAGAACGTGCCGTCCTTGAACGCGAAGTCTTCGCGCACGATGAACGACATGTCCGTGTAGTTCTTCACGTACTCGTGCTGGATCTTGTCGTGCGTCAACAGATAGTTGATGACGCCGCCAAGGAACGCGATGTCCGTGCCGGTGCGAATCGGCGCGTAGAAATCCGCGACCGAAGCTGTACGTGTGAAGCGCGGATCGACCACGATCAGGCGCGCCTTTCTGTGCGCCTTTGCCTCGGTCACCCATTTGAAACCGCACGGGTGTGCCTCGGCCGAGTTGCCGCCCATCACCAGAATAACGTCCGCGTTCTTGATGTCGACCCAATGGTTCGTCATCGCTCCACGGCCAAACGTCGGGGCAAGACCTGCCACCGTCGGGCCATGTCAGACACGCGCCTGATTGTCGAATGCGAGCATGCCAAGACTGCGGACAGTCTTGTGCGTCAGATAACCGACTTCGTTGCTACCCGCCGACGCCGCAAGCATGCCCGTCGTGAGCCAGCGGTTGACCTTCTTGCCGTCCGCCGTCGTTTCGACGAAGTTCGCGTCGCGGTCTTCCTTCATCAGCTTCGCGATGCGGTCGAGCGCGTCGTCCCACGAGATGCGCTTCCACTCGGAAGAACCCGGCGCGCGGTACTCGGGGTACATCAGGCGGCTCGGGCTATGAATGAAGTCGATGAGCGATGCGCCCTTCGGGCACAGCGTGCCGCGATTGACCGGATGGTCGGGATCGCCTTCGATATGGATGATGCTGGCCTTCGCGTTCTTGGCGTTGTCGCCGAGACCGTACATCAGAATGCCGCACCCGACCGAACAGTACGGACAGGTGTTGCGCGTTTCAGTGGTGCGCGACAGTTTGTATTGCCGGACTTCGGCGAGTGCGGGTGCCGGAGAGAAGCCCAGTGCAGCCAGGCTCGATCCGGCGAGCGTGCTCGCGGAAACCTTGAGGAACTGTCGCCGTGACATTTGAAGCATGATGTCCTCGGCGCGTCGTGAAGTGGGGTGTTCTTAAGTATAGAAGCGCGCGTTCGACTGGTAAGACCGCCCGCGAGCAGCGTTCATTTTTTCGTGCCGCCGGTGTCGCCACCGAGCTGGCGGCGCGCAACGATGCGGCTGCGCCGCGCGAAGCGAACGAGCGTCCCGTCGCGGCAGGCGCGATCATAGCAATGTTCTTATATATGTGCTTCGCCCGCTTGCGCCTGTCTTGGAACGGAACCTGCTCGATCGGTTGCATTTACCGCTCGGGGGTCCGCGCAATGCGCCGCAGGCCCGCGCCGCCACCGTTCGATTGAACCGAGAGATTCGTCATGAGCTCCGTTTCCACGCAAAAAATAGGTTCCGCAGTCAAAAAAGATGCGTCGTGGGCGCTCGGCGCGCTCAAGCAGTTCTCCGAAAATCGCTGCGCCGCGATGGCCGCGAGCATTGCGTTCTATTCGGCGTTCTCGCTCGCCCCGACGCTCGTCATGGTGATCGCGGTGGCGGGTTGGGTGTTTGGGCCGGAAGCGGCGCGCGGGCAGCTTTTTCATCAGGTCAACGGGCTGATCGGCGATCAGGCGGCGGCCGGCGTGCAGAGCATCGTGGAGAACGCGCATCGCAGCGGCGGAACGGGGCTGGCCGCGATCATCTCGTTCGTGCTGCTGGCCGTGGGCGCGTCGGCGACGTTTTCGTCGCTGAATACGGCGCTCAATATCGTGTGGCCGCTCACAGGCGAGCAGCGTTCCAGCGTGCTCGCGATGGTGCGCGTGCGGCTCGTGTCGTTCGGTCTCGTGCTGGGCGTCGCATTTCTGCTGATCGTCTCGCTCGTGCTCGATACCGCGATTCAGGCGGTCGGCCTGTGGCTGTGGGGCGATTCGCCGTTTGTGATCATCGGCGATGTGGTGCAACTCGTCGTAGGACTCGCGATTCTTTCCGTGGCGTTCGGCGCGCTCCTGAAGTTTCTGCCCGACGCCCCCGTTCAATGGCGCGACGCGCTCGTCGGCGGCGTGGTCGCGGCGATTTTCTTCTCGGCGGGAAAGAAGCTCTTCGCGTTCTATCTGACGCACGCGGGAACCGCAAGCGCGTTCGGCGCGGCCGGTTCGCTCGCGGTGCTGCTCATGTGGCTGTATTTTTCGGCGGCGGTGTTGCTGCTGGGCGCGGAGTTTTCGGCTGCGCGCGCACGCATGCACGATCCGCGCGGCGCGTGGGGCGTGCAGGACAACGGCAGCGTGCCGCCCGGCAGCCGCGCAAAGATCGGTTCGATGCTCGCGGCGTCCACGCGCGTCGGCATGGCGGCTGCCGAATCGCAGCCGCTCGCACCGACAACGCCGGACGCTCGAAGCGCGCGCCCGCAGTACACGCGGCTTTCGAGCGGCGGCGCCACGCGCCAGGCCGCGCTCGCATTGAAGCGCGCAATAGAACTGTCGCGCAAAGTGGCGCGCGCCGAGTCGACGGCCACGCGCGCTACCGCCGTCGCAATGGTGGGCGCCGGGCGCAAGGCGTCGCAGGCGAATGCCGCCGTCAAGCGTCACCCGTGGCGCGCCGTGCTGGTCGCGGCGACGGCGGGCGTGGCCGTGGCGCTGCTTTCGCGGCGCGACGAAGATCGCTCGCGCGACGCCTGAACTGCGGCTTATGCGTAATTTGGAAGAACGGGCGCACACGCCGTTTGTTATCGGATTCAACACCAATCGCCGCGGTGACTTAATTGACGCCGCGCGCGTCAAACTGCGCGAGGAACTTTTCAAGCGCGGCTCTGTCGTCCTGAAAATCATTCGGAAACCGACGCGAATGCCGCGCGGGGCGGGCGTTTCCTGTCACTGTGTCTTTTTAGAGACAGTCCATTTTTTTTCGTTTCTAAGGTAACGAAACGTTGCGTTATTCTCTGCGCCGGTAACAACGATTTTAATCATTCGCGTGGAGAATTCGATGAAACGATTCGCACTGACGTCCCTCTCGCTGGCACTGCTCGGCGCAGCTGGCGCAGCACAGGCCCAAACGAGCGTGACGCTGTATGGCGTGATCGATACGGGCATTGCCTATGTCAGCCATGCCAACGTGGCGGGCGACCATCTGTTCGGCATGGTCAACGGCACGCTGTCCGGCCCGCGTTGGGGCTTGAAGGGTCAGGAAGACCTCGGCGGCGGCCTGAAGGCGCTGTTCCAGTTGGAAAGCGGCTTCGATCCGGGTACGGGTCGTCTGAACCAGGGTGGCCGCGAGTTCGGTCGTCAGGCGTTCGTGGGTTTGAGCGGCAACCAGTGGGGTACGGTCACGTTGGGTCGTCAATATGACCCGTCGGTCGACATGGTCCAGGGCCTCACGGCCGACAACTACTGGGGCGCTGCGTTCGCCACGCCGGGTGACGTCGACAACTACGACAACAGCCTGCGCGTGAGCAACGCTGTCAAGTACGTGTCGCCGGTGTTCTCGGGCTTCCAGTTCGAAGGCATCTACGGCTTCAGCAACCTGGCAGGCGCCACCGGCCAGGGCATGACCTGGGGCGGCGCGGCGACGTACGCCAACGGTCCGTTCTCCATCGCAGCCAGCTACCTCTCCGTGAACAACCCGAGCGCAGGCCGCGCTCCGTTGACCACGACGAACACCGGCTGGAACAGCCCGTCGTCGGATTCGCTGTTCAACAGCGTCATCAACGGCGGCTACTCGACGGCCCACGCCATCGACATCGCACGCGGCGCAGGCCAATACGTCTTCGGTCCGTTCACGGTCGGCGCGTCGTACAGCTTCGCGCAGTACAAGAACGACGGCAACTCGCTGTTCCGCCAGCAAGAGAAGTTCAACGTCGGCAACGGCTACGTGAACTTCCAGCTGACGCCGGCTACGTTGCTCGGCCTCGGCTACACGTACACGCACGGCAGCGGCGACACGTCGGCGACGTATCACCAGGCTTCGATCGGTGCCGACTACTCGCTGTCGAAGCGCACGGATGTCTACGCGGTCGGCGCATATCAGCACGCAAGCGGCACGCAACGCGTGAACAACGCGGACGGCGTTTCGACCTCGACGACCGGCGCAACGGCTTCGATCAGCGACTTCGGCTTCGACAGCGGCCGCAGCCACCAGGAACTGGTCCTGATCGGCCTGCGTCACAAGTTCTAAGAAAAACCGACGGGCGTGGCACGCGAGTGCCGCGTCAGCGGACAAGCGGTATCTCGAACAGCCATCGGTTCTCCGATGGCTGTTTTTTTATGCGCCGCCGAATCGCTCGACGGGGCCGCGCGCCCGGATAAAGGCAGAATCGCGTTTTCGATACCGCTCTCAGGAGTCCCTTCGATGTTAACCCCGCTCCGCTGGATCGCCTGCGCCTGCCTCGCCGCGAGCGGCGTCGCGCACGCGTTCGCGGACGATCCGCCCGCGCTGCCGATGATCGTCGCGCATCGCGCCGGCACCGCCGATTTCCCGGAGAACACGCTGCTCGCCATCGCGGGCGCGCTCGAACATCGCGCGGACGCCATCTGGCTCTCGGTGCAAATCACGCGCGACGGCGTGCCGGTGCTGTATCGCCCGGCGGATCTGTCGGCGAATACGGACGGCAACGGTGCCGTCGCGAGCCTGAATCTGAACGCGTTGCAGCGCCTGAACGCAGGCTGGAACTTCGCCCGTCTCGATGCTTTCGGCGCAAGGTCATATCCGTATCGCGCGCATCCCGTGCGAGTTCCGACGCTCGAGGAAGCGCTGCGCGCCATTCCCGCGCGGGTGCCCGTGATCCTCGACATGAAGGCGCTGCCCGCCGAGCCGCAGGCAGCCGCCGTCGCTCGCGTGCTCGACGCGGCCAACGCGTGGTCCCGCGTGCTGATCTACTCCACCGACGCGGCCTATCAGACCGCATTCGCCGCGTATCCGCAGGCGCGGCTGTTCGAATCGCGCGATGCGACGCGTGAACGGCTCGCTGCCGTCGCCTTGGGGCAAAGGTGTGCCGAGCCGCCGCAGCCCCGTACGTGGGCTGCATTCGAGTGGAAAAGGCAGATGGAACTGGTCGAGACCTTCACGCTCGGCGAAGCGCGTTCGCCTGTCACAGCGAAGTTGTGGACGCCAGCGGCGCTGGCGTGCTTCCGTGCGCGAGGCGAGACGCATGTGCTCGCCATCGGGATCGACAATGCGGAGGACTATCGCGCGGCCGCGTGTCTCGGCATCGACGCCGTGCTCGCGGACTCGCCGCGCAACATGCAGGCGATCAAGGCGAGCATCGCGCAGCCGCTGCAATGCACGGCCGACGCCCGCTAACTGGTCAATGCTGCGGC
This genomic interval from Caballeronia sp. LZ062 contains the following:
- a CDS encoding porin; this encodes MKRFALTSLSLALLGAAGAAQAQTSVTLYGVIDTGIAYVSHANVAGDHLFGMVNGTLSGPRWGLKGQEDLGGGLKALFQLESGFDPGTGRLNQGGREFGRQAFVGLSGNQWGTVTLGRQYDPSVDMVQGLTADNYWGAAFATPGDVDNYDNSLRVSNAVKYVSPVFSGFQFEGIYGFSNLAGATGQGMTWGGAATYANGPFSIAASYLSVNNPSAGRAPLTTTNTGWNSPSSDSLFNSVINGGYSTAHAIDIARGAGQYVFGPFTVGASYSFAQYKNDGNSLFRQQEKFNVGNGYVNFQLTPATLLGLGYTYTHGSGDTSATYHQASIGADYSLSKRTDVYAVGAYQHASGTQRVNNADGVSTSTTGATASISDFGFDSGRSHQELVLIGLRHKF
- the fdnG gene encoding formate dehydrogenase-N subunit alpha, which gives rise to MLQMSRRQFLKVSASTLAGSSLAALGFSPAPALAEVRQYKLSRTTETRNTCPYCSVGCGILMYGLGDNAKNAKASIIHIEGDPDHPVNRGTLCPKGASLIDFIHSPSRLMYPEYRAPGSSEWKRISWDDALDRIAKLMKEDRDANFVETTADGKKVNRWLTTGMLAASAGSNEVGYLTHKTVRSLGMLAFDNQARVUHGPTVAGLAPTFGRGAMTNHWVDIKNADVILVMGGNSAEAHPCGFKWVTEAKAHRKARLIVVDPRFTRTASVADFYAPIRTGTDIAFLGGVINYLLTHDKIQHEYVKNYTDMSFIVREDFAFKDGTFSGYDAEHRKYDKTSWDYERGDDGFVKVDPTLQHPRCVYNLMKQHYAAYTPEMVTKVCGTPTDKFLKVCEMLASTAQPNRAGTILYALGWTHHSVGAQMIRTGAMVQLLLGNIGIAGGGMNALRGHSNIQGLTDLGLMSNLLPGYMTLPMEGEQDYEQYITKRATQPLRPNQLSYWKNYRAFHVSFMKSWWRDNATAENNFGFDFLPKLDKSYDMLQVFELMAQGKMNGYIAQGFNPLAAAPNKAKVGLGLSKLKWLAIMDPLATETSEFWKNHGEFNDVDSSKIQTEVFRLPTTCFAEERGSLVSSSRVLQWHWQGAQPPGEAKSDLEIMSGLWLRIRKAYQEQGGKYPDPILKMSWPYADPESPTPEELAMEFNGRALADVTDPTDKTKVLAKKGEQLSSFALLRDDGSTASGCWIYCGAWTQAGNQMGRRDNSDPTGIGQTLNWAWAWPVNRRVLYNRASCDVSGKPFDPSRKLIGWNGKAWTGADIPDFKADEPPENGMNPFIMNPEGVARFFARDGMNEGPFPVHYEPFETPLGYNPFFPNEKNVTSNPAARVFPDDRAAFGTADQFPHTATTYRLTEHFHYWTKHVKLNAIVQPQQFVEIGEDLAKEVGVVAGDRVKVSSNRGHIIAVALVTKRIKPLTVEGKKVQTVGLPLHWGFKGLTQPGYLVNTLTPSVGDGNSQTPEFKSFLVKVEKA
- a CDS encoding glycerophosphodiester phosphodiesterase family protein, with translation MLTPLRWIACACLAASGVAHAFADDPPALPMIVAHRAGTADFPENTLLAIAGALEHRADAIWLSVQITRDGVPVLYRPADLSANTDGNGAVASLNLNALQRLNAGWNFARLDAFGARSYPYRAHPVRVPTLEEALRAIPARVPVILDMKALPAEPQAAAVARVLDAANAWSRVLIYSTDAAYQTAFAAYPQARLFESRDATRERLAAVALGQRCAEPPQPRTWAAFEWKRQMELVETFTLGEARSPVTAKLWTPAALACFRARGETHVLAIGIDNAEDYRAAACLGIDAVLADSPRNMQAIKASIAQPLQCTADAR
- a CDS encoding YihY/virulence factor BrkB family protein is translated as MSSVSTQKIGSAVKKDASWALGALKQFSENRCAAMAASIAFYSAFSLAPTLVMVIAVAGWVFGPEAARGQLFHQVNGLIGDQAAAGVQSIVENAHRSGGTGLAAIISFVLLAVGASATFSSLNTALNIVWPLTGEQRSSVLAMVRVRLVSFGLVLGVAFLLIVSLVLDTAIQAVGLWLWGDSPFVIIGDVVQLVVGLAILSVAFGALLKFLPDAPVQWRDALVGGVVAAIFFSAGKKLFAFYLTHAGTASAFGAAGSLAVLLMWLYFSAAVLLLGAEFSAARARMHDPRGAWGVQDNGSVPPGSRAKIGSMLAASTRVGMAAAESQPLAPTTPDARSARPQYTRLSSGGATRQAALALKRAIELSRKVARAESTATRATAVAMVGAGRKASQANAAVKRHPWRAVLVAATAGVAVALLSRRDEDRSRDA